One Succinispira mobilis DSM 6222 genomic window carries:
- a CDS encoding gamma carbonic anhydrase family protein: MISEYQGILPTRHQNTFIAEGAQVIGMVKMEEYSSIWFNTVARGDVNKIEIGKYTNIQDNSVIHVADDCAAIIGDFVTVGHGAIIHGCTIEDHCLIGMGAIVLNHAIIGRGSIVAAGAVVKEKMMVPPNSLVAGVPAKVVKTFTDASQMESIHAQAVKYKTLWAERYGLLPENDGEKYKGEKIV, translated from the coding sequence ATGATAAGCGAATATCAAGGAATTTTGCCAACACGTCACCAAAATACCTTTATAGCTGAAGGTGCTCAAGTAATCGGAATGGTAAAAATGGAAGAATATAGTAGCATTTGGTTTAATACTGTTGCTCGAGGCGACGTTAATAAAATTGAAATAGGTAAATATACTAACATACAAGATAATAGTGTTATTCATGTTGCCGATGATTGCGCGGCAATTATTGGCGATTTTGTTACAGTAGGCCACGGAGCGATTATTCATGGTTGTACAATTGAAGACCACTGCTTGATTGGTATGGGAGCAATTGTCTTGAATCATGCAATAATCGGTCGCGGAAGTATTGTAGCGGCAGGAGCTGTTGTTAAAGAAAAAATGATGGTACCTCCCAATTCTTTAGTTGCTGGAGTTCCAGCTAAAGTTGTTAAAACGTTTACAGATGCAAGTCAAATGGAAAGCATTCATGCTCAAGCCGTAAAATATAAAACTTTATGGGCTGAAAGATATGGATTGTTACCTGAAAATGATGGTGAAAAGTATAAAGGCGAAAAAATAGTATAA
- the lspA gene encoding signal peptidase II yields the protein MNISFNVITLAVIILDQISKLLIQKHFQFEGISIAVIPNIFHITFIYNKGAAFGLLENKQWFFILVAIVLIVAAYYLRNEIKRSSLNARYGVAFLLGGAIGNLIDRIVLGKVVDFFDFIIWPIFNIADIAICIGVGLILWSTWTESV from the coding sequence GTGAATATTTCCTTTAATGTCATCACTTTAGCGGTCATAATTCTAGATCAGATAAGTAAGTTACTAATACAAAAACATTTTCAGTTTGAAGGGATAAGCATAGCAGTTATTCCAAATATTTTTCACATAACTTTTATTTATAACAAAGGGGCGGCGTTCGGACTTTTAGAGAACAAACAATGGTTCTTTATTTTAGTGGCAATTGTTTTGATAGTCGCTGCTTACTATCTAAGAAATGAAATAAAAAGATCATCTTTAAATGCTAGATATGGGGTAGCTTTTTTATTAGGTGGAGCAATTGGTAATTTGATAGATCGAATTGTATTAGGTAAGGTCGTGGATTTTTTTGATTTTATTATATGGCCAATATTTAATATCGCTGATATCGCGATTTGTATAGGAGTAGGATTAATATTATGGTCAACTTGGACCGAGAGCGTTTAA
- a CDS encoding lysylphosphatidylglycerol synthase transmembrane domain-containing protein, whose product MNKKLLQKLAFILAVIFLISFFVIYLTIDLDNIKKINIFKWEYLLFALGSLTIGLILDGTRLVHLVRVTDQQISPLEAMQVVFSNYFLALLTPGATGGAIAQVMFLKKAGVPVGKATVVVLVRTILSILFLITTIPFVLHYDNSLIPSLSKNTIYLFSSTLVILAIISVLLMRTKYPEYFLVFFTKSLNRSLKRKIYFFYKEIKTATFLFFNKPLCIFRVYLESGLSLLFIYAVVPILFYGLDETINMFVTMGRMIILNLLLYFAPTPGGAGIAEGGFVMLFKPLLPIGTVGILAIVWRIMVEYLPFIIGAYFSIKTFGPDIVARISKKAIKIKNKGVSDI is encoded by the coding sequence ATGAATAAAAAACTTTTACAAAAACTAGCCTTTATTTTAGCAGTAATATTTTTAATATCTTTCTTTGTCATTTACTTGACCATAGATTTAGATAATATAAAAAAAATAAATATATTCAAGTGGGAGTACTTACTTTTTGCCTTAGGTAGTCTAACTATCGGTCTAATTTTAGATGGAACTCGACTTGTACATTTAGTAAGAGTTACCGACCAACAAATTTCGCCATTAGAAGCAATGCAAGTAGTATTTAGTAATTATTTTTTAGCGCTTTTAACTCCTGGGGCCACGGGCGGAGCCATAGCCCAAGTTATGTTTTTAAAAAAGGCTGGAGTTCCTGTAGGTAAAGCAACAGTAGTTGTTCTCGTTAGAACTATTCTATCAATCTTGTTTTTAATAACAACAATTCCTTTTGTTCTACACTATGACAACTCTCTAATCCCCAGTTTAAGCAAAAATACAATTTATCTATTTTCTTCTACATTAGTAATTTTAGCAATTATTTCAGTATTATTAATGCGAACAAAATATCCAGAGTATTTTTTAGTGTTTTTTACCAAGTCACTAAATCGTAGTTTGAAAAGAAAAATATATTTTTTCTACAAAGAAATTAAAACAGCAACATTTTTGTTTTTCAATAAACCGCTATGTATATTTCGTGTCTATTTAGAATCTGGCTTAAGCCTCTTATTTATATATGCAGTCGTGCCTATTTTATTTTACGGTTTGGATGAAACTATAAATATGTTCGTAACTATGGGGCGGATGATAATTTTGAACCTGTTGCTATACTTTGCACCAACTCCTGGCGGTGCTGGTATTGCTGAAGGTGGATTTGTTATGCTGTTCAAACCGCTATTACCAATTGGAACTGTAGGTATTTTGGCAATAGTTTGGCGAATTATGGTTGAGTATCTACCTTTTATTATTGGAGCATATTTTTCGATAAAAACTTTTGGCCCGGATATAGTAGCTAGAATATCGAAAAAAGCTATTAAAATCAAAAACAAAGGAGTTTCAGATATATGA
- a CDS encoding methylglyoxal synthase, producing the protein MKAIALIAHDRMKEKMLDFVKTNQGILKDYQLIATATTGKLIKDNTALEVHCFLSGPIGGDMQIGAQIASEQVSMVVFLRDPLTAQPHEPDITALLRVCDVHNIPVATNLAGANIFLQALVK; encoded by the coding sequence ATGAAAGCAATAGCGCTGATTGCCCATGACCGTATGAAAGAAAAAATGTTGGATTTTGTAAAGACTAATCAAGGAATATTAAAAGATTATCAGTTAATTGCCACAGCAACGACAGGAAAGCTGATTAAAGATAATACAGCTTTGGAGGTACACTGCTTTTTATCTGGGCCTATTGGTGGCGATATGCAAATTGGAGCACAAATAGCTTCTGAACAAGTTTCTATGGTTGTATTTTTAAGAGATCCGTTGACTGCTCAACCACATGAGCCTGACATTACTGCTTTGTTAAGAGTTTGCGATGTTCACAATATTCCAGTGGCTACTAATTTAGCGGGGGCAAATATTTTTTTGCAGGCATTGGTGAAATAA
- a CDS encoding leucyl aminopeptidase, with amino-acid sequence MKINLADKITTQDTIAVGIWKSISGDCNYNQELPKEILDIVKYTLNHELESYKETYQKIFCLKKGRGFVKILVWGLGEQTEDISVSLRNAAANLVRFCIKEKLQNLSCILPNNELLFFDYNFQALLEGFYLGNYCFDQYKSKKEISKLQTLTIAAKTVPVENFSTINKTAEILSKNVILARDLTNMPANELNPKKIAKLAEKMVKKLPLKINVLSEKELQKNNLNALLAVASGSTNSPYMIVLNYQGAPENKEVLGLVGKGVTFDSGGISLKPAEGMQEMKDDMAGAATVLGSILAIAELGLSCNVLAVIPCVENMPSGNAYRPGDIITAMNGKTIEIISTDAEGRLILADALCYAENFGATKIIDVATLTGACMVALGQVYAGSITNSMEFHDLLSTASKKTDEKLWLMPNDQEYKKLLKSEFADLKNSGGRFAGMISAGLFLEEFVSKNWIHIDIAPTATVPENNGYISKGATGYGVRLLVQLVQEVFKC; translated from the coding sequence ATGAAAATTAATTTAGCGGATAAAATTACAACACAAGACACCATCGCGGTAGGTATATGGAAAAGCATTAGTGGCGATTGCAATTATAATCAAGAGTTACCTAAAGAAATTTTAGATATTGTTAAATATACTTTGAATCATGAGTTAGAGTCTTATAAGGAAACATATCAAAAAATATTTTGCTTGAAAAAAGGGCGTGGTTTTGTAAAAATATTAGTCTGGGGTCTAGGAGAACAGACTGAAGATATCAGTGTTTCTTTAAGAAACGCAGCAGCAAATCTAGTTAGATTTTGTATTAAAGAAAAACTTCAAAATTTAAGTTGTATTTTGCCAAATAATGAATTACTATTTTTTGATTATAACTTTCAAGCGTTATTAGAAGGATTTTATTTAGGAAACTACTGTTTTGATCAGTATAAAAGTAAAAAAGAAATATCTAAATTGCAAACACTCACTATCGCTGCTAAAACTGTTCCAGTTGAAAATTTTTCAACTATTAACAAAACAGCAGAAATTTTAAGTAAAAATGTTATTTTAGCTCGCGATTTGACTAATATGCCGGCAAATGAGTTAAATCCTAAAAAAATTGCTAAATTAGCTGAAAAAATGGTAAAAAAATTGCCGCTAAAAATTAATGTTTTATCAGAAAAAGAATTACAAAAAAACAACCTTAATGCTTTGTTAGCAGTAGCAAGCGGCTCAACCAATAGCCCTTATATGATAGTTTTAAATTATCAAGGAGCCCCTGAAAACAAAGAAGTTTTAGGATTAGTTGGTAAAGGGGTAACTTTTGATAGTGGTGGAATAAGTTTAAAGCCAGCAGAAGGAATGCAAGAAATGAAAGACGATATGGCTGGTGCAGCAACAGTTTTAGGCTCAATCCTAGCTATTGCTGAACTAGGGCTATCATGCAATGTTTTAGCAGTAATCCCTTGTGTCGAAAACATGCCATCAGGAAATGCTTATCGACCTGGCGACATAATTACAGCTATGAATGGAAAAACTATAGAAATTATTAGCACCGATGCTGAAGGTCGGTTGATTTTAGCTGATGCCCTTTGCTATGCTGAAAATTTTGGGGCTACAAAAATAATAGATGTTGCCACTTTAACTGGAGCGTGTATGGTTGCATTAGGGCAGGTATATGCAGGTAGCATTACTAATAGTATGGAATTTCATGATTTGTTATCTACGGCAAGTAAAAAAACAGATGAGAAATTATGGTTGATGCCTAACGATCAAGAATATAAGAAATTACTTAAAAGCGAATTTGCAGATTTGAAAAATAGTGGTGGTAGATTTGCAGGTATGATTAGTGCCGGATTATTTTTGGAGGAATTTGTGAGTAAAAATTGGATTCACATTGATATTGCACCCACGGCAACTGTGCCTGAAAACAATGGCTATATAAGTAAGGGAGCAACTGGTTATGGTGTGCGCTTATTGGTACAATTAGTGCAAGAGGTTTTCAAATGCTAA
- a CDS encoding stage V sporulation protein S, which produces MDILKVSSKSNPSSVAGALAGVLKTKNSVEIQAIGAGALNQSIKAVAIARGFVAPHGIDLICVPAFAEVIIDGEERTAIKLIVEPR; this is translated from the coding sequence ATTGATATCCTAAAAGTTTCGTCTAAATCTAATCCTAGTTCAGTAGCTGGAGCTTTGGCCGGAGTGTTAAAGACAAAAAATTCAGTAGAAATTCAAGCTATTGGTGCAGGAGCTTTAAATCAATCTATAAAAGCAGTAGCAATTGCAAGGGGGTTTGTTGCTCCTCATGGCATAGATTTGATTTGTGTGCCTGCTTTTGCAGAAGTGATAATTGATGGCGAAGAGCGTACTGCAATTAAATTGATTGTTGAACCTAGATAA
- the pduL gene encoding phosphate propanoyltransferase yields MQFQIKLGISARHLHVTQEHLEILFGPGAQLTPMKYLVQPGQFAAEEKVTLITPKGNLPNLRIIGPVRPQTQVELAIADARKIGLNPPIRNSGDLTGSSPVTIVGPQGQIEISEGVIIAARHLHLAPETAEKYGIKDKDIVKLKFPGERALIFENVFTRVSTACADEIHIDTDEGNACCAENDMLITVIKE; encoded by the coding sequence ATGCAATTTCAAATTAAATTAGGAATATCTGCTCGCCATTTACATGTGACACAAGAACATTTAGAAATTTTATTTGGTCCTGGAGCTCAACTAACACCAATGAAATATCTAGTTCAACCTGGTCAGTTTGCGGCAGAAGAAAAGGTTACTCTAATCACCCCAAAAGGCAATTTACCTAATCTTAGAATTATAGGTCCTGTAAGACCTCAAACACAAGTAGAACTTGCGATTGCAGATGCTCGAAAAATCGGACTAAATCCACCGATAAGAAACTCTGGTGATTTAACCGGCAGTTCACCAGTAACCATAGTTGGACCACAAGGTCAAATTGAAATTAGTGAAGGAGTAATAATTGCAGCGAGACATTTGCATTTAGCTCCTGAAACAGCTGAAAAATACGGCATTAAAGATAAAGATATTGTTAAATTAAAATTTCCTGGTGAAAGAGCTTTAATATTTGAAAATGTTTTTACAAGGGTGTCGACTGCTTGTGCTGATGAGATTCATATTGATACTGATGAAGGCAATGCCTGTTGTGCAGAAAATGACATGTTAATAACTGTAATTAAAGAGTAA
- a CDS encoding RluA family pseudouridine synthase — MVNLDRERLNLENDVNILVEQDYIGKRLDVFLAESTGLTRANIQRLIKAEKIFVNNHVYKANYNLKLADKITLLAIKPVLTDILPEDIPLDIIYQDESLAIINKAKGMVVHPAAGNYTHTLVNALLYHCKDLSGINGELRPGIVHRLDKDTSGLMVVAKRDLAHVSLAKQIETKTAIRIYLALVFGNVKADAGEINLPIGRDEKNRKKMAITYKNSKPAYTTYKVLERFGDYTLISCKLHTGRTHQIRVHLSHLGHPLVGDEKYTSRKNKFGISGQMLHSALLMLKHPLKNENLVCTAKLPTEFLKVLKILRNKKVTK, encoded by the coding sequence ATGGTCAACTTGGACCGAGAGCGTTTAAATTTAGAAAATGATGTAAATATACTTGTTGAACAAGATTATATAGGAAAGCGCTTAGATGTTTTTTTAGCTGAGAGTACTGGACTAACGAGAGCGAATATTCAACGTTTAATTAAAGCTGAAAAAATTTTCGTCAATAATCATGTATATAAAGCAAATTACAACTTAAAATTAGCCGATAAAATAACTTTATTAGCAATCAAACCGGTACTTACCGATATTTTGCCTGAAGATATTCCTTTAGATATTATTTATCAAGATGAAAGTTTAGCGATTATAAATAAGGCTAAAGGAATGGTTGTACATCCTGCTGCAGGTAACTATACTCATACTCTAGTAAATGCACTTTTGTATCACTGTAAAGATTTATCCGGCATAAATGGTGAATTGCGACCCGGAATAGTTCATCGACTAGATAAAGATACATCTGGGCTGATGGTAGTAGCTAAGAGGGATTTAGCGCACGTAAGCTTAGCAAAACAAATTGAAACTAAGACAGCTATTAGGATTTATTTGGCTTTAGTCTTCGGAAATGTTAAAGCAGATGCAGGTGAAATTAATTTACCAATTGGCAGAGACGAAAAAAACCGAAAAAAAATGGCAATAACTTACAAAAACTCCAAACCTGCCTATACTACTTACAAAGTTTTAGAACGTTTTGGTGATTATACGTTAATATCCTGTAAATTACATACAGGCAGAACACACCAAATTAGAGTTCACTTGAGTCATCTGGGACATCCACTTGTAGGAGATGAAAAATATACAAGTCGCAAAAACAAATTCGGGATAAGTGGACAAATGTTACACTCTGCATTATTGATGCTTAAGCATCCATTGAAAAATGAAAATTTAGTTTGTACTGCTAAGTTACCTACTGAATTTTTAAAAGTACTAAAAATATTAAGAAATAAAAAGGTAACTAAGTAA
- the udp gene encoding uridine phosphorylase produces MYHVGLSKEMLSGAKYAVLPGDPGRVEKICQKLGHKYIALNFNREYKSMLVYLNEEPVLVCSTGMGGPSVAICLEELTSLGIKKFIRVGTTGAIQERIKMGDVIINNAAIRLDGTSTHYAPLEYPAIADVHLTQAFMNVAREQAINFHVGISVSSDSFWPGQERYNSFTGYVLRKFQGSLQEWKNLGALNYEMETATLFTVGQVFAVQTIAICLVVAKRDESESVLSKIHWSNSENQMYIFLKSALLYCLKNNI; encoded by the coding sequence ATGTATCATGTTGGGTTATCTAAAGAGATGCTAAGTGGAGCTAAATACGCTGTACTTCCAGGGGATCCAGGCAGGGTTGAAAAAATTTGTCAAAAATTAGGGCATAAATATATTGCACTCAATTTTAATCGTGAATACAAAAGCATGCTTGTCTATCTAAATGAAGAACCAGTTTTGGTTTGTTCTACAGGAATGGGAGGACCATCGGTAGCTATTTGCTTGGAAGAATTAACTAGTTTAGGTATAAAAAAATTTATTAGAGTGGGTACAACTGGAGCGATTCAAGAGCGGATCAAAATGGGAGATGTTATAATCAATAATGCTGCGATTAGATTAGATGGCACATCAACCCATTATGCGCCCTTAGAGTATCCTGCTATAGCCGATGTACACTTAACACAAGCCTTTATGAATGTGGCTCGCGAACAAGCGATAAATTTCCATGTTGGGATAAGTGTTTCATCGGATAGCTTTTGGCCAGGGCAAGAACGTTATAATAGTTTTACTGGTTATGTTTTACGCAAGTTTCAAGGTAGTTTGCAAGAATGGAAAAACTTGGGTGCATTAAACTACGAGATGGAAACAGCGACGCTCTTCACAGTAGGGCAAGTTTTTGCTGTACAAACTATAGCAATTTGTTTAGTTGTTGCTAAAAGAGATGAAAGCGAGAGTGTGCTGTCTAAGATCCATTGGTCTAATTCAGAAAACCAAATGTATATTTTTTTAAAAAGCGCTTTATTGTACTGTCTAAAAAATAATATTTAA
- the pyrR gene encoding bifunctional pyr operon transcriptional regulator/uracil phosphoribosyltransferase PyrR — MIEKNVIMDKAAIKRALTRVAHEILEKNKGVEDIVLLGIRSRGVPLASRIAELIKNIEGKVIPVGSLDITMYRDDLSRLDYQPIVNATHINFNIDNKKVILVDDVLYTGRTTRAAMDAVMDYGRPQNIQLAVLIDRGHRELPIRADYIGKNVPSAQKEIITVFLEDIDLNEAERVVISQ, encoded by the coding sequence ATGATAGAGAAAAATGTAATTATGGATAAAGCGGCAATCAAAAGAGCTTTGACAAGAGTGGCACACGAAATTTTGGAAAAAAATAAAGGTGTAGAAGATATTGTTTTATTGGGAATTCGTTCCAGGGGAGTTCCCTTGGCGAGCAGAATTGCAGAATTAATTAAAAATATTGAGGGGAAAGTTATTCCAGTGGGTTCATTAGATATAACCATGTATCGTGATGATCTATCCCGCTTAGACTATCAACCAATTGTTAATGCTACACATATTAATTTTAATATTGATAATAAAAAAGTTATTTTGGTAGATGATGTTCTCTATACTGGTCGAACAACTCGCGCTGCTATGGATGCTGTTATGGATTATGGACGTCCTCAAAATATACAACTAGCCGTTTTAATTGATCGTGGTCATCGTGAATTGCCAATTCGAGCTGATTATATTGGCAAAAATGTGCCTAGTGCTCAGAAAGAGATTATTACTGTCTTTCTTGAAGATATAGATTTAAATGAAGCTGAAAGAGTTGTTATTTCTCAATAA
- a CDS encoding NAD-dependent epimerase/dehydratase family protein: MKSKNILITGGAGFIGSHLVELLSSFPNEYKIIVVDNLSTGRLENLPANIEFFKCDIREKKLEDIFKTKNINTVIHLAAQTMVSYSINNPDIDADINICGGINLLSCMLKYAVKNIIFSSSAAVYGDGLPLPIAENFLAKPTSFYGLSKLTFENYLALYSNIKNINATILRFANVYGPRQGDSGEGGVISVYAKKIIKNEPLTIYGDGLQTRDFIYVADVAKAIKHCIDKPHSLVTYNVSTNKQTSLLELIAMFSTIANTKPQIKFESAKTGDIYKSVLDNSLLLNSGLELSTSLKSGLTLTLNGFNTNKED, encoded by the coding sequence ATGAAAAGCAAAAACATACTTATTACAGGCGGGGCTGGTTTTATAGGTTCCCATCTAGTTGAACTATTATCAAGCTTTCCAAATGAGTATAAAATAATAGTCGTAGATAATTTATCTACTGGTAGATTGGAAAATTTACCCGCAAATATTGAATTTTTCAAATGTGATATTCGTGAAAAAAAATTAGAAGATATTTTTAAAACTAAGAATATTAATACTGTGATACATTTAGCGGCACAAACAATGGTTAGCTATTCAATTAATAATCCAGATATTGATGCCGATATAAATATTTGTGGTGGTATTAACCTTCTTAGTTGCATGCTTAAGTATGCAGTAAAAAATATTATCTTTTCCTCTAGTGCAGCAGTCTATGGCGATGGACTGCCTTTACCGATTGCTGAAAATTTTTTGGCAAAACCAACTTCGTTTTATGGCCTCAGCAAGCTAACTTTTGAAAATTATTTAGCTCTATACAGCAATATAAAGAATATTAACGCTACTATATTACGTTTTGCGAATGTTTATGGACCGCGTCAAGGCGATAGTGGTGAAGGTGGAGTTATCAGCGTTTACGCGAAAAAAATCATTAAAAACGAACCTCTAACTATTTACGGCGATGGATTACAAACACGAGATTTTATCTATGTTGCAGATGTTGCTAAAGCTATTAAGCATTGCATTGATAAACCTCATTCGTTAGTCACCTATAATGTTTCGACTAATAAGCAGACAAGCCTTTTAGAGTTAATCGCAATGTTTTCAACTATAGCTAATACTAAACCCCAGATAAAATTTGAATCGGCTAAAACAGGCGATATTTACAAATCAGTTCTTGATAATTCACTTTTGCTAAATTCTGGTTTGGAATTATCTACTTCCTTAAAATCAGGTTTGACATTGACACTAAATGGCTTCAATACTAACAAAGAGGACTGA
- a CDS encoding ChbG/HpnK family deacetylase, protein MKKLIINADDFALHPAINEAIINAHIQGVLTSTSILATGDYFQAAVSLASYYPKLSIGAHLCLVGGLKPITNPQLIPSLLDPKTKRFYDNYLIFTKKFFLKQIKLSEIELELSNQINFMRAHGLILTHIDSHQHLHVLPGINDVVAKIAQKNQITKIRLPHENFFFTGNYPYTFARFLGRTILSIFAKLSKKKFEAAQLTLPNSFFGMLAGGNLQEKYFLNILENITTETNEIMIHPGNNNKDLTRKFAWQYNWELELQTLLSSQVKEKLKEKNIALISFKDL, encoded by the coding sequence ATGAAAAAATTAATCATAAACGCAGATGATTTTGCTTTGCATCCAGCTATCAACGAAGCTATAATAAATGCTCACATCCAGGGAGTCTTAACTAGTACAAGCATTCTGGCTACGGGCGATTATTTTCAAGCAGCAGTTAGTTTAGCTAGTTATTACCCTAAACTGTCTATTGGTGCTCACCTATGTTTAGTTGGAGGATTAAAACCTATTACTAATCCGCAGCTTATTCCTTCTTTATTAGACCCAAAGACAAAACGGTTTTATGATAATTACCTAATATTCACTAAAAAATTTTTTTTAAAGCAAATTAAGCTCTCTGAAATAGAATTAGAACTATCTAATCAAATAAACTTTATGCGTGCTCATGGTTTAATTTTAACTCACATAGACAGTCATCAACACTTACATGTTTTACCAGGAATTAATGATGTGGTTGCAAAAATAGCCCAAAAAAATCAAATAACTAAAATTCGATTGCCGCATGAAAATTTCTTTTTTACCGGAAACTACCCTTATACTTTTGCTAGATTTTTAGGAAGAACAATTTTGTCTATATTTGCAAAATTAAGTAAAAAAAAGTTCGAAGCGGCGCAATTAACATTACCTAATAGTTTTTTTGGAATGTTGGCTGGTGGTAATTTACAAGAAAAGTATTTTTTAAATATTTTAGAAAACATAACGACCGAGACCAATGAAATTATGATTCATCCTGGAAATAACAACAAAGATTTGACTAGAAAATTTGCTTGGCAATATAACTGGGAGTTAGAACTTCAAACCCTCCTAAGCTCTCAAGTAAAAGAAAAATTAAAAGAAAAAAATATTGCCTTAATATCTTTTAAGGATTTGTGA
- a CDS encoding ArnT family glycosyltransferase has translation MQINYRFIFLLLIATINIFWGISNIPLLDPDEPAYAQTAKEMFLAADYLSPRIFGDFWFDKPPMYYWLVIASYKIFGISEFAARFPASLFALSTILFLYFKVRKHFNENIAFNSAIILSTCINFFYLAKASVTDMVLLFFLTATLLSYFERKYAIMFIFASLATLTKGPVGFIFPGIIIFIHACLIRNFSLFKARNFYLGFFFYCLFTLPWYFLMYKTHGQIFIDTFLGLHNIARFTNAEHTNRVLWYFYFPVLIIGLFPWINFFISSIYNAYNNKNYQDKFFLLFLQIWWIFIFVFFSIAKTKLVSYIFPLFPPLSIILAWNFEYLNNRYGYNKNYSLIFSTLFFYGLFIAVWIVGPNYLPELTLGANYIVGATSVTLLLVIYSLLKNNFQAILFTQTFLGLIIMFTVMQTLLPAMTNFLSVKSTANFYATQFNNKNIPVYVDKFLRPGFAFYTNIYGQEVTDTKNINFNTDAKNSIMLSNLIKSNDKSYNLVIRRLMYNRLTSVEKNKLEIILDNQDILILKNKVISRQ, from the coding sequence ATGCAGATAAATTATCGTTTTATTTTTTTATTATTAATTGCTACTATAAATATTTTTTGGGGTATCTCGAATATCCCTCTTTTAGATCCTGATGAACCAGCATATGCGCAAACAGCCAAAGAAATGTTTCTTGCTGCTGATTATCTTTCTCCCAGAATTTTTGGCGATTTTTGGTTTGACAAACCCCCAATGTATTATTGGCTGGTAATTGCCAGTTATAAAATTTTCGGAATTTCAGAGTTTGCTGCTCGTTTTCCAGCATCATTATTTGCTCTTTCAACAATATTGTTTTTATATTTCAAAGTGAGAAAACATTTTAATGAGAATATTGCTTTTAATTCAGCTATTATCTTGTCAACCTGTATTAATTTCTTTTATTTAGCTAAAGCCTCCGTCACTGATATGGTTTTATTATTCTTTCTCACAGCTACTCTACTTTCTTATTTTGAAAGAAAATATGCAATTATGTTTATTTTTGCATCTCTAGCAACGCTTACAAAAGGACCAGTGGGCTTCATATTTCCAGGAATAATAATTTTTATCCACGCTTGCCTTATTAGAAATTTTTCTTTGTTTAAAGCTCGGAATTTTTATTTAGGTTTTTTCTTTTATTGTTTATTTACTCTCCCATGGTATTTTCTTATGTATAAAACTCATGGACAAATTTTCATCGATACATTTTTAGGGTTACATAATATTGCCCGTTTCACTAATGCAGAACATACTAACAGAGTTTTGTGGTATTTTTATTTTCCAGTTTTAATCATTGGACTTTTCCCTTGGATAAATTTTTTTATTTCTAGTATTTATAATGCTTATAACAATAAAAATTATCAAGATAAGTTTTTTTTATTATTTTTACAAATATGGTGGATTTTTATCTTTGTTTTTTTCAGTATTGCTAAAACTAAGTTAGTTTCTTATATATTTCCACTCTTCCCTCCACTTAGTATTATCCTTGCTTGGAACTTTGAATATTTAAATAATCGTTATGGTTATAACAAAAATTATAGCTTAATTTTCAGCACTTTATTTTTCTATGGTCTGTTTATAGCGGTTTGGATTGTGGGGCCTAACTATTTGCCAGAACTAACTTTAGGGGCTAATTATATCGTAGGGGCTACAAGTGTTACCTTACTGTTAGTAATCTATTCTTTATTAAAAAATAATTTTCAAGCAATTCTCTTTACCCAAACTTTCTTAGGTCTAATCATAATGTTTACAGTTATGCAAACATTATTGCCTGCAATGACCAATTTTTTAAGTGTTAAAAGTACGGCAAATTTCTATGCTACGCAATTTAATAATAAAAATATTCCTGTATACGTAGATAAATTTCTAAGACCAGGATTTGCTTTTTATACGAATATTTATGGACAAGAAGTTACTGATACTAAAAATATAAATTTTAATACTGATGCTAAAAACAGCATCATGTTATCTAATTTAATAAAAAGTAATGACAAATCTTATAATCTCGTAATTAGAAGATTAATGTATAATCGACTTACGTCTGTTGAAAAAAATAAATTAGAGATAATCTTAGATAACCAAGATATTTTAATTCTAAAAAACAAAGTTATATCTAGACAATAA